tttgaatgtTGAGTAAACAACCACTACAAATTGGTTTCTTACAACACCAAGAACGGTTTATATTAGAGGCGAAATATCTGTCACAGTTACTGCAAAGAATTGAATCCGTATGTAGTAATGTTAGTAGTCGGTCGTTTGGTAAATAATCTGAATATTCACTTTCAGCAGAATTCAATGCTTTGAAATATAGATCGTTTTCGATACTTTCCCATTTGTCGATTTGTTCTTGTATTGGTGAATAACAGTTATTGTCCGCTTTGAGTTTCTTTGATTCAATTGGAATGTTGTTGGGTGGCAAGTTCTTGATATGGTTTATCAATCCTATCCCGTTATTTCTATATTTCTCCATCTCTGTTGACGATATAGGTTTGTAAAAAGGTTGTAATTTTCGTTCTTTGATCAACGTTCGAAGCGTAAACGTGTCGAAATCTAAATTCttatgataataatgatcaGTAGGGGCTAAAAATCCACCATCGATtgtttcatcaatttttgcGATTAAGTTCTTCGCTTGTGCTATTTCATTATCGCTGAAATTCTCAAGATCTAGGAAATATTTCCTGTCACCTTCACCTTTGAGTCGGTCATCTCTCTCTAATTTTGAACCGACGGCACTAACTACTTGATTGAGAGCATTGATTCTATATCTTcgtttttcttctttactATGGATGGCCTGTTCGAAATCTGTCAAATTGGGTTTTGAAACCGCTGAGCCCATAAATATTTGTACctaatgttattaatttgGTTCCTATTCTTAATAATGTGCAACAGCTATTTTTGGTCACTACGACAAAATACAGCTTGCCTATTTTCCTTTAATCAATATCTAAGGTTTCAGTAATTAAGAAACTAAATGATTCGGCATAAGCCAATGTAGAAGGAAGTCACCAAACTCTtttctataaatattttgcatgcatatatacattttatACTAAAAACAATAAGTAATCCCAAGAAGTACATTCTCGCTCATCGCACATAAGTAAAGAGATGCAAACATGTACGGGATGCTGATCTGTAAGAATCCCTCCCCCCTCTACTTCTCTCCAAGACAACGTAATTAGTAGAATAGTAACAATAAAGAGAAAGTGACGAACACAAGAGTGCTTCTCGGGAAAACTTTCATGAAGAACGAACTCACCTCAAAGAAAGTAATTCCAAAAGTCGCTGAAAAGGATAAATAAGCCAGATGCAGTGGTTAATCCACAATTGAAAACTTCTTATACTTCAGGCTCGAAAAAAACACTTCCTAATAATAACTGCTAATTTATTACTTTCTTTGAATTGACAACTTACGAACTCTTACACGTTGTAGCAACGGACTTATTCATGGTAGTTACTACAAGCTCCGAGATTTGAAGTTTGAAACCCTTCGGAAAAATAACCGGTGCGCTGCGCTATATTACGTTACGTTACGCTTCCGGAACAATTCTCTAATGACTTCGAAAGCTTTAAACATTGAAGTTGAGTCCTCGTTTGAGTGAGCTGTATTTTGTATTGGCGCTGGTGCGTATTTATAAATCTAACTTTCACTCTGTTTGTGGTTGCATGAGGAATACTGCATTATTTTAGTTTCAAGAGTAGATCGAGGTCGACTATGAACTGATTGTTCATATTTCGATATATGTTTCTATGAATGTACGTATTGAATTTAGATATATGCATGTATTATTTGccataatattttatgaatGTTATTAACTTGGTTTTTTCTGTTCACTTGAGTGAAAAAGGCGATGAGTACGCAGTCGATGGCGATGCTGATGAGGTCAAGTAAAAATCTGAATTATTGGCAGTAATGGTGTTTCTTTTCTTGAGAACCATTTCAGTTATGTTACCGTTATAATTATTGCCGTTACCGTAACTTTCATCATCGTGACAATCATCCTCGGAACTATGATTGTTGTTTATTATGTCGAATTTCCttttcttctcttcttGCTCTTGCACCCATCTTTCCATTAAAGATTTTGGAACATCCATGGGTGgtaaaataatttctaCCATTCTTATCCTGTGTTCATTGGAAAAACTTTTGGAATTTAAGATCTTTAGTAAATCATTGCAGCTTAAAACCTTGTAGGTCTCATAATTCATAGCATTGAAAAGgttgaataaatttaaatagtCCCATAATTGAATATCGAAATAatcattgttattattactcTTTAAAATGTTGTTAGCATTGCTATTATTCCTTCTACTCTGGTGGGTCAAAAATCTATCAACTGAATAACCTTGATTattcatcaaaaaaatGTAAGGGTCTAAGTTCCATTTTACCATCGTAGATAGCTCTTGCATAGTTAGTTGAAAGGCACCGTCACCAACGAACAGAATTACACGGGGTTTTTCGATATTGGGATTACTTTGATGTATTTCCTCCGCTGCAAAAGAAGCTCCTAAACATGCACCAACTGAATAGCCCGTCGAACCCCATAAAGTCTGTGAAATACCAATCGTGCGGTTTGGAAATTTAGTCTGGTTGATTCCAAATGCAGATGTACCGGTTTCTGTTATAATTATATCACCCTCTCTAAACCAAAGGGAAAACTCATTCCAAACCCATTCTTGCTTTAAAAGGGTTTTATTTACGTTAGAATCGTTTTTATCTGGTGtctttgaataatttgTTAAACTTTCAAAACTTTCCTCTGatgttatattattagGAATGTTCATTATAGGACTTATGATAGGCTTATAAGTTATCTTGGTTGTGACAATATTGTCTACCAATTTACCTAAAAACTCTTTTATGTGAAGTTCAGGATACAGGCCATTTTTCAGTTTAACGCatgatgatgatatcaTAACAATGtcttttgttttatatGTAAAGTGAAATGATGTTGTCTTGAAATCACTTTGTAAATTTCCTAtaactattattaaatctgcaaaatcaacaatttcTCTTACCTTTGCAGATGAAATTGATCCTACAAAAACACCACCAAATTGTTTAGAGTATTCATCCACCCCACCTTTACCCATGGGAGTAACAAAATAAGGAAACTTTGTTTTCTCGATTAACATCTGAGTTTCTTTCTCTACACTATGTCTAGTTACGCATGCATCTGCGATTATGGCAGGGTTTTTAGCAGaatatatcttctttaaaatttgatcGATTGCAAtgttttcattatctttatcATTGTTTGGTAATTTCAAATCTAGAGGTGTATTTAACAAAGTTGATTTTACCTTTACAGAGACCAAATTTTCTGGTAGTCCCAAATAAACAGGTTTTTGAGAAAGCCATGCCTTAGAAAGACATTTGTCAATTTCTTGGATACATAAATTAGGGTGAGTAACAACAGCAGAGTAACAGTAAATGTCATCTGATAATCTATGGAAAATATTGTAGTCACCATTACCTAATGTATGGTGCATAAGTAGCTGAGACCTTTGTATTTGTATTGGAGGCATACCTACGATATGGATAATACCTACATTTTCAGAAAATGATCCTGCAATACCATTGATCACAGATAATTCGCCAACACCAAATGTTGTCATTAAACAACCTAACTTCTTTAATCTTGAATAGCCATCAGCCGCATACGACGcatttaattcattagCATTACCTGCCCAACGCATACCTTCAACATTGTAAAGTTTATCTAATAAGGACATATTAAATTCACCAGGTAACCCAAAAATAGTGTTGACATTTAACTGCTTCAATCTATGGAATAAGTATTCTGATACTGTCAGTTCATCAGGCAgcatattattttctgtaTACGATTTCAACGCTAAGTTATTcattgaataaataatttagaaCTAGTTAGAGTTCGATAATGACATCTATCATCCTTATCTAGTACttgaatttaattgttccttcttataaaatatatgcaactttaaatttaatgcaTATGATTTATCTACAAATATGAGTAACTTCAGATTAATGCTCATCAGTTTTCAGTTTTTCACTGTAGTCTTTATCGTTAACCTTCGCCATATATGAAAAATGATGCTAGTTTGATTtaagataattttaaaataagtaataattaaattagaTATTAGTATGCATCAGTGAACTCTAAGGATGACCACAATTTACAATAAGtgattgaaatataatactATAATGAACAGATGAATTAATATAGTTATATTACTTAGATAACATGGCAAATAAATccattattcaaataaagaGAAGCGAAGTAAAGCTTAAGTCAAGCACCAAACTGAAAAGGACTGCTAAACTCGATGGGATATCAAAAAGAAGTAATGCATCACAAACTTTAAAATCGAATAAAAAACAGAGAAGCTTGTTGGAATTTAATATTCCAACAACGAAAATAATGCCCATAGGACACAGAGGACCTAGTGAATTTTCTGTCAAAGTTAATAAGGTAATAAATctaaatgatgataattcGAATGAAAATAATCCCAAATATAATGGTAATTctatcaataaaatatatacagtAGATGATGTAGTAGAGATTCTTTCAGATGATGACGATAAACTAAATGACTCTAATATTGGTACAGGCTATATTGCCGCTGATAAGATTCAAGTCAATGAAATTGAGCAAACGatatataaaagtattATATGTCCCATTTGTGAATTATGTTTAGATGATCTTAAAATTCATGAAAGAGAAGTACATTGTGAAGAATGCATAGAAGGAAGTCTAAAGAAAGAAAGTGAAACATCAATTAAACTTTGTCATGAGGAGAGTCTGGCTACCATCATAGATTTAGAAGGAGAAATCCAACAATCCAACAATActgataaagaaattacAACTAAcagaaaagaagaaatacTTATAAATCAAGATCAAGGgaacaaaaaagaaatcgTAATAGCGGAACAGAAAAATGTGACTGTAAAggaaaacaaaaaagttATTGTTCAAAGGAAATCAAAACCTAAGGCTCCACTACCCAAATTTAAGATTCTAACATTTGATGGTGGCTCCTACAAAATTGTTGTTGATGGTTTTAACTATGCCTCAGAACctgatataaataaatatttccTTTCACATTTTCACTCAGATCACTATATTGGATTAAAAAAATCCTGGGATCAAGgcattatatattgtaCAGAAGTAACTGCAAAATTAAtggaattaaaatttaaccTTACTGGAGATATGGTTCAAATATTACCTTTAAATGAACATTTTTGGATTGAACCGTACCTTTCTGTGATAGCAATAGACGCCAATCATTGTCCAGGTGCAGCTATATTTCTATTTCAAGAATGGGATAAGGCAAAACTAGACACACTTCCCTCATTAAGACAAATATTGCATACTGGAGATTTTAGAAGTAATAAAAGTATGATCGAAAATATTAACAGAATTGTAAATGGAATCAGCATAGATGAGATATACCTGGATACAACATATTTAACCCCTGGATATCATTTTCCGCTACAGAAATCAGTTTTAGATACAACGTCTAATTTTGCTTGCAAACTTGAAAATGATGGTAAACAATTGCTATTTAAAGATACTCAAAGGTCGATAATGAGTtttcttaaaaataaaaataaatgtaaatttaataatttatttttaattggaACTTATTCAATAGGGAAGGAGAAACTTGCTATATCAATAGCTAAAAAGCTGAAtactaaaatattcataaatAAAGACTCGcttaaatttaaaattatttcccaatatttaaattgcTTTCCTGCGGATATAATAACTAATGATGTAAGTGAATCTTATGTTCACTTAGTGCCTATATCTGTGTTGAATTCGAAAGAAACTATTGAAAACTATATTACAACTTTAAGTGAAAGCtatgaaaatattgttgGTTTTATACCCACTGGGTGGACGTTTATGAATCGATATGGTATTAAATTAGATCAGTATGAAACGATTGCTGAAAAAGTAAAGCATTGTCAGGAGCTATTAGATGAGAAAAATgcattaaaatatgataCATTTAACATCGATTCAATACTTAAgcaatataaaaaatatgcgaaatatcaaatttttaaagttcCGTACTCTGAACATAGTAGTTTCAAggatttaattgaatttggtattaatataaattgtgataaatttattgcGATAGTGAATTTAGATGATATGAACAAAGTAGATAACATGATCTCTTGGTTTAAAGCTTGggaatttatcaaaaatgcTAAGGGAAACGGGgtatagaaaataaataaaaatataaatataaatgtaataagatatattttaagTAAAGTTAggaatttgaaattaaatgcAGTTTAATATAGATAAAGATCAATATGTGTAAATATAACTATGTGTAAAGATAAACTTTTGTATTAGAAGTTTCAATAAGTGAGAAGTAAAAACTATTCATGAGGTGAGATGCATGAGAATGTTTTACTTATGAACTAATGTTAATCTTAAGAATTATgttttttgaagaatatattgtttGCTATTGccaatgataatgataatagaAATAGACtattatttgttaaaatAAGCATCATCTAGAGTGgaatcatttttcaaatgttcaataaaattaataggTATTTCAAACTGTAGTGGAATTTTTCTATCTGATGGATAAGTGGTCTTTTTATATCtcattataatattagCTTGTTCgctattgaattttttaatcaatttgCTGTAATATAAGCCACAAGCGTTGCATAATGTTTTGTTACCGTATGGACCTCTTCTCCATTCTGGagtttcattttcattacattgtttacaaaataatgTTGGTGGATCAACTCTATTCAAAAGTTTTTGATTTCTTGAAGGATTGTTTTGATCGTATGGTACATTACTTACGTTGATGCTATTGTTTGGTAGATGCCTTGAATCTGGATGTAAATGACttacattattattaatgagTCGGCTTTGTAAATTGTCAGCTAATTGTCTTTTatgaatttgatttgaatttacAGCACCCATATAATTATATGGATTATGTAagttatttctttttttaattctcATAATTAATTTCTCGCATGAATTTGGAGCATTTTCGATACTTTGGTGATCTGAAATTGTATGATGAATACCAGTTGGAAAATGGAAtacatttgaattattattgttctCTTTTTCAGCTAAATGAGAATTAGTGTTTGGACTTCTTGGATTTGTTAGGTGTGAAATTGGTGGTAATTGAAATTGTGGCGGCGATTGAGTCAAAGCAGATgttgaatttgattttgacATTTCTTGATGATCATCAGCATATATGTAATTTTTCGAAGAATTTGAGGGAAGGTCTCTAGCAATATCGTATTGTTTTTGAACGGATGCGTTACTCTTGTTGTTATTAATGGAAATTtgttttagttttaataAAGCTTTCATATCTTTTTCTAACACACCCAATAAAACCAGAAAATTATAGAATTTTTCCATGggtatattttttaaaatatcatcatcattactTGTTGCTGAAttgtatttaatataaGCAGAATTAAATTCCAGTagttcatttttaatgttgTTTTCAACATTCAACATGCccattatctttttttataaaaatgcTCATTAATAGCATTACTTGCATGCTGATTATTGATGACATTTGTTGCATTCTGTTCATTTGGGACGGGGGAAGAAGTTGAATGGGGTTGAGTTTGCAAAACAAACCTTGAATTTGTTGCACCACTCAGATGCCCTGCATAAGGTGGATAGTTATGTTGATGTAGTCCACCACCTGGATGTAAGGGATATTTAGTAACTGGCAGCGAGTTAGTTCCATTCATGATTGTGTGTGTTTTTTGCTGTTGTTTTTTCAGTTTATTTTGTCTTCAATAGGAGTCCATACAAAGATGTTTACAGTCTGCTGTTTTATTAGTGTTCAGttatgaatattattatttgttaatgattattttttcagttttaatattggaagaagaatataaaaagtGAAAACAGGACGAAAGAAAAaggaatattttaaaaggtGTAAAATTATCGTAAAAGGattgatttttatataacttttcaaatattataattttttcttttaaaatcaaaaagtGGATGGAGAGATCTTGATGAATATAAGTTTATAATTGTCGTTAGTTGTGAATGAACTAGTTCCATATGATgatatgtgtgtgtatggatatataattatataaatacgATAAAAAGGAGAGACTCAGTGCCACTGTAACAAGATCCTTGTAAAATCCTGCAACAAAAGCTACAGAGGACCAAGAACCACACGTAATATGTTCATTAGACATGCATATGTGGATAATGAGAGAACGCAGAAACGTCCGAGCAAGAGCACCATCTCGAGAAAGTAAAAGTAAATTGTCGAGATCCAATAAGCGACAAAGCGGTCTAGATCTTAAGATAAAGTTAAGGATCGCAGAAAGTAATGAATGAATGAACAACGTAACGTATCTTGGAATCTAATAAGTAATATTAACTGACTAATAAGTTAGATAATTGACTACTAATTAATAACGAAAAGAGAGTAAGTAGTAAAGTTGGTTTTCTCCATAGCCTGGTGTGGTCTCAACGGAATAAATAAGTGACTAGATGTCTAAATTGCAGCAGCTCGAAATTGGGGGAGGGAGGGGAGACGGGATATGGTTGGCAGGCGAGCAGCAACAACAGAAAATGAGCAGCGCAGATGGATgggaaaagaaaaaaaatttataatatgcGTTTTGCAAAACGAAAATTAACATAATCTTGATGAGCGAGCGACGCGAGAGCGGGGACAAGACCGAGACGGGGGCGAGGCTCGgagaatattattagttaACGATTTTAATCACCAGGGAAGAGGGATGCAATCACCGCACGAGAACGCAGCCAACGGGAAATGATTAGTAGTGGGTGTGCGTCTGTGCGTTTTCTTTCCTTTTTATGCATTTTTGTTTGGCGAATCTCTCAAGTTCCTACGGTTGTTTTGTTGTGCAAATCGAGTCTGAACAAAAAGAAGTTGATGTATGCCAAGTCATTTGAACGGAGGCAAACTTGAAAAACAACgataaaaagaaacatACAGTGCGGAGATATGAGTACGCAGGGCGGGTCATTGctgattattttattcaaagacTGCACACTGGACGTAATCGCTGTGCAAAACAAGCAATACCAAAATGCAAAATGGTAAGATATGGACGTATGTGCGTGCGTATATGTGTGCGTGTTTGTTAATGGCGCGTTGTATTGGACCGTTGTAGGATTATTACATCGATGGCATAATTGTCCTAATTTTTACTTCTTTTTTTCGTTTGTGGCAAGAATGacattaaatttagaagGAAAAAAGCACAATAGGGTACTACGAGATGTCTTTCCTTTTTgatgttttgaaattacgtcttttattttctttcataTCTGGAATAATGTTCCAGATTTGTATATCCGTTTCTTCGTAGAATTGACTTCTATTACGTTGCGATGTATTGTTTCCTTCAGGACATCGTAAGAGATATGTATTGTTTGTTTGGTGGCGGCACGCATTCCGTTGCACATCTAATTATTGTATTTGTGATTCACAGAAACTAACGAAGTGTAATCGGGGAGGGGCAGAGTGAAAGCAATCAAAATCTTAAATACTTGGTACAATTAATTGTTGTTCCTTTTCTCTTTGCTCCCTCATGATTCTTCTAGCTGATGTATTGGCATGTATGTAGGTGTGTTCCAGATGGGCCATGAAAATACGTATTAGATGCATTTGAAGAGGAGGCAGAATGTCCTTGTCGAAAGATTTAGAAGTAGTCCATTTCCTgttcattttctttgaaaatGCATGTCTTTatagaattgaaaaataagGACACGCAGACCCTAGAGATCCGATAATCACAGTATCCAATACTGTGATTATGACCATTGATTGACGACTGCTTTTTAACCTTTCATTGCTTCTTTCGATtcaatgtttttatttagtGAGATGTATGCTTTATTCAAGAATTCACAAAGATGTACATTGGGAATGATAACAGGAAAAGTGGCatgtcatttttttaacGAGCCTATACTACATGATTATTCCTGCTTttctatattattttatcgTCCGTTTcttatttcaatttaaataatgaatattccGAATATTATAGTCGCGGACGGATATTGCAGATGACACCGTCCATATTTATCTTATGTCTCTATTTACGCTGTGTTTTCGGTTGTAACGGAATTTGCTTTtccaaaaaagaaataatacaatGGATAACTAGAACATAGATCGTACGAAGAACTGGCAATACTTTTGGTTTTCTGTTCCTTTTCCTAGACTTTGGATGACTGTATTCTTTGTATTCCTAAGTATGTCTTTGCGAGTGTTTTCATTCTTTAGTTTTTTTCTCAAGTACATGTCGCGGcgtattttgaaattaagcTCGGCATGTCTCAACTGTATGCTCCCTCCTGTTGGTCCTACTCTCTGACTCTATTGTTTTATTGGTCTGCTACTACTAAGAATGGATTTACACGGCAAAAGGAATGGATCATGAAggcaaaaaatatttagcGTAGTAAAATGATAGGCTTTATCAGACCGATCTGGGAAAACTGTGCATCACCATATCTAGCGTTATTGACTTCCAAGCCCTGTTTATTTGACCTTTTTTTGATCCAATTGTAGGGATTTAGAAAATCCATGCCATTTTACTCATTGATCTTCTCCCTCCATCTTGCAATATTCGCTTGTATAACGGATTGACAAAAACAACTTGTATTTTGTGGCAAGACATATATTGAGTCCATCACAGGCACAAATTTAACAGTAATAGTAGATTGTTCGATAAAATACAGTAAAATTATGAATTTAgctttaatatttgaaatggCCAATGCAAGAAGACAGATATTCCTCGATTGTAAGGACTTTTAATGCTGTTACACCGCTCATCGTTATGTCCTGAAAGTCTATGTGTTTATATGTCAGCACGCTGTGTACTGACTTTTATCTGTTGGTACTAGGTACTGTGATCTAGAATGTGCAGATCTATTAGCTGATAAACAGTACACAAGAAAATATCAAGATTCATCTCATCAGTACTACGTGTGCTTCGTATATCTTGTGTAATCATGCTTGTATTGTTCTTAGGATTTGAATATGTATGGACAATGGACAAATCCCTTCCTCGTATAAATGATATGCTATCTTGGTTAAGTTAATCCAAAGCACAATCGATGCATGTCGGTTAATATTAGATCTTATTGTTGGAATGGCATGATCATCAATTACATTGTCATGATCTCAACGCGGTAAATCTTACTTCCGTTGATATAAAGTTTTCCGTTTTTTTATGACCTTAAGAAAATAACCGAGGGCTACAACtattttatcattcaaaaaagaaaaaagcCTGTTTCTAATTTCTCTCTTGCGGCAAACGAAAAGCCCATTTTTTTACTTTCAAACGTTGTCACGCATTGTCTGATAATTGAGATCGAGAATGTAATTCAGTTTTGGACAAATGGACGGATGTCGGCtaaaaaattaactaaAACTTAACACAGTCTACAGAGAAAGGAGTACTCTGCTTGAAATAGGTAAACATGTTGCTATTAAGATAATACAATTATATCGGTTTACGTCACGGCATCTCATTTAAAATGTAATTGACAAACGCCATGGTTCTGGGCTTGGCTTCAAAAAATGCAATGGTATAGCAATCGTTTGACCTATTAATAAAGGTAtcttatcaatatatttttgtcCGGATAAAACGATACTTACCGAAAATGTCCTCGTTTCATTTTTACCATCCGAGCTTTCCGTAGGTACAAACGCAAGATCTACGGCAGACAAAAGAAATGGTGTTGTTACCTTATTTAGAGCAATTCGATAA
The window above is part of the Tetrapisispora phaffii CBS 4417 chromosome 7, complete genome genome. Proteins encoded here:
- the TPHA0G02610 gene encoding uncharacterized protein (similar to Saccharomyces cerevisiae SIP5 (YMR140W); ancestral locus Anc_2.389); this translates as MGSAVSKPNLTDFEQAIHSKEEKRRYRINALNQVVSAVGSKLERDDRLKGEGDRKYFLDLENFSDNEIAQAKNLIAKIDETIDGGFLAPTDHYYHKNLDFDTFTLRTLIKERKLQPFYKPISSTEMEKYRNNGIGLINHIKNLPPNNIPIESKKLKADNNCYSPIQEQIDKWESIENDLYFKALNSAESEYSDYLPNDRLLTLLHTDSILCSNCDRYFASNINRSWCCKKPICSGCLLNIQKLKPTDACISCPFCRKCNLTVYYEPFNNIRTSSFSSPKSKESNSLPSKFKILINNLKYGYKIETVEVSIFRPSIANNKILQ
- the THI3 gene encoding branched-chain-2-oxoacid decarboxylase THI3 (similar to Saccharomyces cerevisiae THI3 (YDL080C); ancestral locus Anc_2.390), whose protein sequence is MNNLALKSYTENNMLPDELTVSEYLFHRLKQLNVNTIFGLPGEFNMSLLDKLYNVEGMRWAGNANELNASYAADGYSRLKKLGCLMTTFGVGELSVINGIAGSFSENVGIIHIVGMPPIQIQRSQLLMHHTLGNGDYNIFHRLSDDIYCYSAVVTHPNLCIQEIDKCLSKAWLSQKPVYLGLPENLVSVKVKSTLLNTPLDLKLPNNDKDNENIAIDQILKKIYSAKNPAIIADACVTRHSVEKETQMLIEKTKFPYFVTPMGKGGVDEYSKQFGGVFVGSISSAKVREIVDFADLIIVIGNLQSDFKTTSFHFTYKTKDIVMISSSCVKLKNGLYPELHIKEFLGKLVDNIVTTKITYKPIISPIMNIPNNITSEESFESLTNYSKTPDKNDSNVNKTLLKQEWVWNEFSLWFREGDIIITETGTSAFGINQTKFPNRTIGISQTLWGSTGYSVGACLGASFAAEEIHQSNPNIEKPRVILFVGDGAFQLTMQELSTMVKWNLDPYIFLMNNQGYSVDRFLTHQSRRNNSNANNILKSNNNNDYFDIQLWDYLNLFNLFNAMNYETYKVLSCNDLLKILNSKSFSNEHRIRMVEIILPPMDVPKSLMERWVQEQEEKKRKFDIINNNHSSEDDCHDDESYGNGNNYNGNITEMVLKKRNTITANNSDFYLTSSASPSTAYSSPFSLK
- the PSO2 gene encoding DNA cross-link repair protein PSO2 (similar to Saccharomyces cerevisiae PSO2 (YMR137C); ancestral locus Anc_2.394) — its product is MANKSIIQIKRSEVKLKSSTKLKRTAKLDGISKRSNASQTLKSNKKQRSLLEFNIPTTKIMPIGHRGPSEFSVKVNKVINLNDDNSNENNPKYNGNSINKIYTVDDVVEILSDDDDKLNDSNIGTGYIAADKIQVNEIEQTIYKSIICPICELCLDDLKIHEREVHCEECIEGSLKKESETSIKLCHEESLATIIDLEGEIQQSNNTDKEITTNRKEEILINQDQGNKKEIVIAEQKNVTVKENKKVIVQRKSKPKAPLPKFKILTFDGGSYKIVVDGFNYASEPDINKYFLSHFHSDHYIGLKKSWDQGIIYCTEVTAKLMELKFNLTGDMVQILPLNEHFWIEPYLSVIAIDANHCPGAAIFLFQEWDKAKLDTLPSLRQILHTGDFRSNKSMIENINRIVNGISIDEIYLDTTYLTPGYHFPLQKSVLDTTSNFACKLENDGKQLLFKDTQRSIMSFLKNKNKCKFNNLFLIGTYSIGKEKLAISIAKKLNTKIFINKDSLKFKIISQYLNCFPADIITNDVSESYVHLVPISVLNSKETIENYITTLSESYENIVGFIPTGWTFMNRYGIKLDQYETIAEKVKHCQELLDEKNALKYDTFNIDSILKQYKKYAKYQIFKVPYSEHSSFKDLIEFGININCDKFIAIVNLDDMNKVDNMISWFKAWEFIKNAKGNGV
- the GAT2 gene encoding Gat2p (similar to Saccharomyces cerevisiae GAT2 (YMR136W); ancestral locus Anc_2.395); protein product: MGMLNVENNIKNELLEFNSAYIKYNSATSNDDDILKNIPMEKFYNFLVLLGVLEKDMKALLKLKQISINNNKSNASVQKQYDIARDLPSNSSKNYIYADDHQEMSKSNSTSALTQSPPQFQLPPISHLTNPRSPNTNSHLAEKENNNNSNVFHFPTGIHHTISDHQSIENAPNSCEKLIMRIKKRNNLHNPYNYMGAVNSNQIHKRQLADNLQSRLINNNVSHLHPDSRHLPNNSINVSNVPYDQNNPSRNQKLLNRVDPPTLFCKQCNENETPEWRRGPYGNKTLCNACGLYYSKLIKKFNSEQANIIMRYKKTTYPSDRKIPLQFEIPINFIEHLKNDSTLDDAYFNK